One part of the Quercus lobata isolate SW786 chromosome 7, ValleyOak3.0 Primary Assembly, whole genome shotgun sequence genome encodes these proteins:
- the LOC115953860 gene encoding V-type proton ATPase subunit c''2-like, protein MSSTGAYPGTWAHALVKVSPYTFSAIGIAIAIGVSVLGAAWGIYITGSSLIGAAIKAPRITSKNLISVIFCEAVAIYGVIVAIILQTKLESVPQSQIYEPESLRAGYAIFASGIIVGFANFVCGLCVGIIGSSCALSDAQNSTLFVKILVIEIFGSALGLFGVIVGIIMSAQATWPAKA, encoded by the exons ATGTCAAGCACAGGAGCATATCCGGGCACGTGGGCCCACGCCCTCGTAAAGGTGTCCCCCTACACCTTCTCCGCCATCGGTATCGCCATCGCCATCGGCGTCTCCGTCCTCGGCGCTGCCTG GGGTATTTACATAACCGGAAGCAGTTTGATCGGCGCTGCGATCAAAGCTCCCCGTATTACTTCCAAAAATCTTATTAG TGTTATCTTTTGTGAAGCTGTTGCTATTTATGGTGTCATTGTGGCAATTATTCTACAAACAAAGCTAGAGAGTGTTCCACAATCACAGATCTATGAACCCGAGTCTCTTAGAGCAGGATATGCAATCTTCGCGTCTGGGATTATCGTGGGCTTTGCAAACTTTGTCTGCGG GTTGTGTGTTGGAATCATTGGAAGCAGCTGTGCTTTATCTGATGCTCAAAACTCCACTCTTTTTGTGAAGATTCTTGTGATCGAAATCTTTGGTAGTGCACTTGGGTTGTTTGGAGTGATTGTGGGAATTATTATGTCAGCTCAAGCCACATGGCCGGCAAAAGCGTAA
- the LOC115951425 gene encoding uncharacterized protein K02A2.6-like has translation MYPDLYKGLNLRLEDLTAYDSPLISFEGKTVMPKGQIRLPIQTGSEVVEVNFIVVDAYSPYTAIVARPWIHALEAVSSTLHQKVGSELPSQEKAELVGFLRRNVDVFAWDAYDASGVDPSLICHHLNVNPSSIPKKQPPRHPSKEHASAVRDEVTKLKKAGAIKEVFYPKWLANTVVVRKKTGKWRVCVDFTDLNKACPKDPFPLPRIDQLVDATVGHPRMSFLDAFQGYH, from the exons atgtaccctgatctatacaaggggctgaacctgaggCTGGAGGATTTGACGGCTTATGACTCTCCCCTTATCAGCTTCGAAGGGAAGACTGTTATGCCAAAAGGGCAGATTAGACTACCCATACAAACTGGgtcagaggtggtggaggtgaacttTATCGTGGTCGATGCCTACTCGCCCTACACAGCGATAgtagccaggccatggatccatgccctagAAGCTGTATCTTCCACACTTCATCAAAAg GTCGGCTCTGAGTTGCCTTCTCAAGAAAAAGCGGAACTGGTCGGGTTTCTGAGAAGAAAtgtcgatgtgtttgcatgggacgcttaCGATGCCTCGGGGGTTGaccctagccttatttgtcaccacctgaatgTTAACCCATCTTCCATTCCAAAGAAGCAACCACCCCGACATCCCTCAAAGGAACATGCCAGTGCTGTTAGAGACGAAGtgacaaaactgaaaaaggcaggggctatcaaagaagtcttttaccccaaATGGCTGGCAAATACGGTGGTAGTAAGAAAGAAAACGGGGAAGTGGCgagtctgcgtagacttcacagacttgaacaaggcatgcccgaaAGACCCGTTCCCGTTACCTCGAATAGACCAACTGGTAGATGCGACTGtaggccaccctcgaatgagctttctggatgccttccagggctatcattaG